The bacterium nucleotide sequence GCCAAGGGGGGACATCAATTGAGTAGCGACAGAGCACTAGCATAATGGTGGAAATAGTGTAAGAAAAGGGGATATGGGGATTATGAAGATAGGGAGATATTATTAAAAAAATTGAAATTAGTAGAAACTAATAGAAATTTATGGAAATTTGTTGTTTTCCACAATCAATTTCTACCTATTTCTATAAATTTCAATCTATTTCTATTATCTTATCTCCATATCACTTTTATCTCCTTATCCCCTTTCTTACACTTTTGATATATAGCCTGAACGGTTACAAACAGTCTAACAACCATTGAAAAATAAAGATGGGGAAGAAAAAAACTAAAAAGAAAAAAAATACATCAACTTTCTGGCAAAATATTTTTAGTCTAAAAGAAGATATTATCTCGATAAAACCATTTGATTCCACAGAATATATTTGTGGGATTATTGTGTTTTTAGCTATTTTTTTGATTTATTTGAAAACCCTTACACCAGATATAGGATTTCATGATTCAGGAGATATGATACCTGCTTCTTTTCATCTTGGCATCTGTCATCCCCCCGGCTATCCTTTTTATAACCTTGTGGGAAAGACATTTTCAACACTCCTGCCCATAGGTAATATTGCGTATCGGTTCAATTTAATGTCCGCTATCTTTGCCTCTTTAGCGTGTATGATGGTGTATTTTATTACTTTAAAAGTAGGAAGTAGGAAGTGGGAAGTAGGAAGTAAAGAGAATAAACTCATCACTCATCTCTTATCCTTCATCCCTGCGGTGGTAGCAAGTTTTATGTTAGCATTTGCCGTTACCTTCTGGGAACAGGCAGTAATCGCCGAAAAATATGCTCTGAATGCCTTATTTGCCACATTGCTAATCTTCATCTTACTAAAGTGGGCAGAAGTAGTAACTACGGAGCGTGGAGCAGAGAGAACAGAGGGAAAAACTCAAAACTATCTTTACCTCTTCGCCTTCACCTTTGGCTTATCCTTCACCCACCATATGCAAACAATCTACCTGGTCCCGGCAAGTATATTTTTCATCATCGCAGTTTGTTATAAATATAAAATATCTTCACTCTTCACTCTTTACTCTTTATTTAAACTTTCTTGTATATTCATCCTGCCATTATTTCTATATTTGTATCTTCCTATCCGTGCCGCTTTTCATCCACCACTCAACTGGGGAGACCCAATAACACTTCCTCGATTTATGGATTACATCACCTTAAAGGCTTATGCTCATTTTTTTGTCTCCTCTCCACAAGTCTGGTTGCAAAACCTCAAACATCATCTAACCCACTTTTTTACCCATCAATTTACCTTATGGATTGTCTGGTTAGGAGTGATAGGATTGATCTTACTGATTGTCAAAAGAAAAATTACTGGTTTATTTTTACTTTTGATTCTTTTGACGGATATTGCCGCATCTATTCGATACGGTATTTCTAACATAGAGGATTACTACATTCCTGGTTTTATCATTTTCAGTATTTTTATTGGGTATGGAATTATGAGTATTGGAAAACTACTCTCATCTGTGGTCCGTAGTCCATTGATTATAACTCCGTTTATTTTTCTTCCCATCATTCCTTATACCACGCATCATTTTCATTGTAACCACTCTAATTATTTCTTTGCCCATGATTTAGCGGTAAGTTTATTAAAAAATTTAGATACAAATGCCGGGCTTTTCTTGAAAGGGGATGTAAATGGTTTTCCGGTATGGTATCTTCATTATGTAGAGAATACCCGCAGGGATGTAGCTTTGATAGATACACCATTTTTATTTCAGGATTGGTATGCTCAGGAGATAAAATACAAATATCCGGAACTGGAATTTAACCTTTATCCAACACAAGGCACAGAATTAGGCAAAGCAAGGTTTGATGAAATCTTGATAAATAATTTTAATAAGCGACCTTTTTATCAATATTCAGACGAACCTATGCCCAAAGGTTTTACAACTATACCAGTTTGGTTTTTCCTGAAGATATTAAAGACTGACACCTCCAATGTAACGATATTAAAAGAATTAGAAAAAGGTGCAACGGAAATGGTTTTGCGTGGCGTAGATAAGTTAGAGGTTTCAAAAGATGCAAAGGCGTTTGATGTCATTCGCAATTGTGCGGGAGGATATAACAATCGGGGAAATAACTATCTAAGTATGGGGATGAATGATGAGGCAATTGAAGAACTTAAAAAATCAGCTAATATTGACTCCAATTTACCCATAGTCTATTACAATCTTGGTCGGGCTTATTCTAATAAAAAAATGGTAAATGAGGCGATTGTTAATTTCAAAAAGGCGGTTGAATTAAATCCCAATTTTAAAGATATTCACCGCACCATCGGAGGACTTTATGAAAATATAGGCAAAATCGATAATGCAATATTTGAGTATCTTCAAGAGGCAAAAGCCTTTCCCTCAGTTGAATTATACACCACATTAGCGCGACTTTATTATGGAA carries:
- a CDS encoding DUF2723 domain-containing protein, with protein sequence MGKKKTKKKKNTSTFWQNIFSLKEDIISIKPFDSTEYICGIIVFLAIFLIYLKTLTPDIGFHDSGDMIPASFHLGICHPPGYPFYNLVGKTFSTLLPIGNIAYRFNLMSAIFASLACMMVYFITLKVGSRKWEVGSKENKLITHLLSFIPAVVASFMLAFAVTFWEQAVIAEKYALNALFATLLIFILLKWAEVVTTERGAERTEGKTQNYLYLFAFTFGLSFTHHMQTIYLVPASIFFIIAVCYKYKISSLFTLYSLFKLSCIFILPLFLYLYLPIRAAFHPPLNWGDPITLPRFMDYITLKAYAHFFVSSPQVWLQNLKHHLTHFFTHQFTLWIVWLGVIGLILLIVKRKITGLFLLLILLTDIAASIRYGISNIEDYYIPGFIIFSIFIGYGIMSIGKLLSSVVRSPLIITPFIFLPIIPYTTHHFHCNHSNYFFAHDLAVSLLKNLDTNAGLFLKGDVNGFPVWYLHYVENTRRDVALIDTPFLFQDWYAQEIKYKYPELEFNLYPTQGTELGKARFDEILINNFNKRPFYQYSDEPMPKGFTTIPVWFFLKILKTDTSNVTILKELEKGATEMVLRGVDKLEVSKDAKAFDVIRNCAGGYNNRGNNYLSMGMNDEAIEELKKSANIDSNLPIVYYNLGRAYSNKKMVNEAIVNFKKAVELNPNFKDIHRTIGGLYENIGKIDNAIFEYLQEAKAFPSVELYTTLARLYYGKKQIDRVIEQCQNILQLEPDNYEARKNLASLYFTQKRFPDAQRELTTLLSKYPNDSYAQNMLMTIQKTP